From Streptomyces asiaticus, one genomic window encodes:
- a CDS encoding 2-keto-4-pentenoate hydratase → MTDTTAKAHALYEARRTRTAIPPFTDAEPGLGMDDGYAIQQELVHLLLADGDRVVGHKVGLTAAPMQKALGIDTPDYGPVLASTAYRDGDAVPLDAFVAPKVEAEIVFVLGDRLEGPGVTVTQARAAIAGAVAGMEIIDSRIADWRIKLADTVADLASNGAMATSSRIVPLDDGPNGWDPRLVGMVLTRNGELVDTGAGAAALGDPVAVVAWLANTLGEHGVALEPGHLILTGALHAALPMNPGDVFRAEFDRLGPVTVRIA, encoded by the coding sequence ATGACCGATACGACGGCCAAGGCCCACGCTCTCTACGAGGCCCGGCGCACCCGTACCGCGATCCCGCCGTTCACCGACGCCGAACCCGGTCTCGGCATGGACGACGGCTACGCCATCCAGCAGGAGCTTGTGCACCTCCTGCTCGCCGACGGCGATCGGGTCGTGGGGCACAAAGTCGGGCTCACCGCTGCCCCGATGCAGAAGGCGCTCGGCATCGACACTCCCGATTACGGACCGGTTCTGGCCTCCACCGCCTACCGCGACGGGGACGCGGTCCCGCTCGACGCGTTCGTGGCACCCAAGGTCGAGGCCGAGATCGTCTTCGTTCTGGGCGACCGGCTCGAGGGCCCGGGTGTCACCGTCACCCAGGCCCGGGCCGCCATCGCGGGTGCCGTGGCCGGGATGGAGATCATCGACTCCAGGATCGCGGACTGGCGGATCAAACTCGCCGACACCGTCGCCGACCTGGCGTCGAACGGCGCCATGGCCACCTCGAGCCGCATCGTGCCTCTCGACGACGGTCCGAACGGCTGGGATCCCCGGCTGGTCGGGATGGTTCTGACCCGCAACGGCGAATTGGTCGACACGGGCGCCGGCGCCGCCGCGCTGGGAGACCCGGTCGCCGTCGTCGCGTGGCTGGCGAACACCCTGGGCGAGCACGGAGTTGCCCTGGAGCCTGGGCACCTGATTCTGACGGGCGCGCTGCACGCGGCCCTTCCCATGAACCCGGGCGACGTGTTCCGGGCCGAGTTCGACCGGCTGGGCCCGGTGACAGTGAGGATCGCATGA
- a CDS encoding 2-keto-4-pentenoate hydratase, with protein sequence MSVNVSELAARLSKAVADRTAITKLTDEFPELDIPTGYRVQRELRSAAGEIAGWKLGVTSRAKQAQVGVDSPIYGFLPAAGAVDLGEPLDTSALIQPRCEPEIVFTLGRDLKGPHITAADVVAASSGVAVGIEVLDSRFVDYGFTMADVVADNTSASRFVVGVPVPPSGIDLRLVGVLLEKNGEVVATASGAASLGHPAAAVAWLVRQLAAEDEGLAAGQIVLSGGLTAAVPVRPGDVVTATIDRLGSVELGCR encoded by the coding sequence ATGAGCGTGAACGTAAGCGAGTTGGCCGCCCGGCTGAGCAAGGCCGTTGCGGATCGTACCGCCATCACCAAGCTGACCGACGAGTTCCCCGAACTCGACATCCCCACCGGTTATCGAGTGCAGCGCGAGCTGCGCTCCGCCGCCGGTGAGATCGCCGGCTGGAAGCTCGGCGTCACCTCACGTGCCAAGCAGGCCCAGGTCGGAGTGGACAGCCCGATCTACGGCTTCCTGCCGGCCGCGGGGGCGGTGGACCTCGGCGAGCCACTGGACACCTCGGCGCTCATCCAGCCTCGCTGCGAGCCCGAGATCGTATTCACCCTCGGCCGGGACCTCAAAGGCCCGCACATCACCGCGGCCGATGTCGTCGCCGCGTCGTCGGGGGTCGCCGTCGGTATCGAGGTCCTCGACTCCCGATTCGTGGACTACGGCTTCACCATGGCCGACGTTGTCGCGGACAACACCTCGGCGAGCCGGTTCGTCGTCGGGGTGCCGGTACCGCCGTCCGGGATCGACCTGCGCCTGGTGGGCGTCCTCCTGGAGAAGAACGGTGAGGTGGTCGCGACCGCCTCCGGAGCGGCGTCGCTGGGCCACCCGGCAGCCGCGGTCGCCTGGCTCGTCCGGCAGCTCGCCGCCGAGGACGAAGGCCTGGCCGCCGGGCAGATCGTGCTCTCCGGCGGACTCACCGCCGCCGTCCCGGTCAGGCCCGGGGATGTCGTCACCGCGACCATCGATCGCCTCGGCTCAGTAGAGCTGGGCTGCCGGTGA
- a CDS encoding GTP-binding protein produces MADQLPVTVLSGFLGSGKTTLLNHLLNNRDGLRVAVIVNDMSEVNIDAALVRDGDAALSRTEERLVEMVNGCICCTLRDDLLEEVDRLAREGRFDYLLIESSGISEPMPVAATFAFPRDDGATLGEVAHLDTLVTVVDAANFLPELTGGDELVERGLDQYEDDERTISDLLMDQVEFADVIVLNKLDLVAPETAERLAAALSRLNPAARLIPATHGRVEPADVLGTGRFDLERAQQAPGWVRELNGDHVPETEEYGISSTVFRATRPFHPDRLWDFVTTGLDTGAYGSVLRSKGFFWLATRPRVTGLWSQAGAVARFEPSGARESHSEAGEAAERGQELVFIGTGLRPAALHRALSACLLTDDEHARGVQGWSAWHDPFPVWETYGLDETCDHEHGPHEAEPVPVP; encoded by the coding sequence ATGGCCGATCAGCTGCCGGTGACGGTCCTGTCGGGATTCCTGGGATCCGGCAAGACCACCCTCCTCAACCACCTCCTCAACAACCGCGACGGGCTACGGGTCGCCGTCATCGTCAATGACATGAGCGAGGTGAACATCGACGCCGCACTCGTCCGCGACGGCGACGCGGCCCTCTCCCGCACCGAAGAGCGCCTGGTCGAGATGGTCAACGGCTGCATCTGCTGCACCCTGCGCGACGACCTGCTCGAGGAGGTGGACCGGCTCGCCAGGGAGGGACGCTTCGACTATCTCCTCATCGAGTCCAGCGGCATCTCCGAGCCCATGCCCGTCGCCGCGACCTTCGCCTTCCCCCGCGACGACGGCGCCACGCTCGGCGAGGTCGCGCACCTCGACACCCTGGTCACCGTCGTCGACGCCGCGAACTTCCTTCCCGAGCTGACCGGCGGTGACGAACTCGTCGAGCGGGGCCTGGACCAGTACGAGGACGACGAGCGCACCATCAGCGATCTCCTCATGGACCAGGTCGAGTTCGCCGACGTCATCGTCCTCAACAAGCTCGACCTGGTCGCCCCGGAAACGGCCGAACGGCTGGCGGCGGCGCTGTCCCGGCTCAACCCGGCCGCCCGTCTCATACCCGCCACACACGGCCGGGTGGAACCGGCGGACGTGCTCGGCACCGGCCGCTTCGACCTCGAACGCGCCCAGCAGGCCCCCGGCTGGGTGAGGGAGCTCAACGGCGACCACGTACCGGAGACCGAGGAGTACGGCATCTCCAGCACCGTCTTCCGTGCCACCCGGCCCTTCCACCCCGACCGACTGTGGGACTTCGTCACCACGGGCCTGGACACCGGGGCCTACGGCAGCGTCCTGCGCTCCAAGGGCTTCTTCTGGCTGGCCACCCGCCCGCGCGTGACCGGACTGTGGTCACAGGCCGGCGCCGTCGCCCGGTTCGAACCCTCCGGAGCACGCGAGAGCCACAGCGAGGCCGGAGAAGCCGCCGAGCGCGGCCAGGAACTCGTCTTCATCGGCACCGGACTGCGCCCCGCCGCCCTGCACCGAGCCCTCTCCGCATGCCTGCTCACCGACGATGAACACGCGCGGGGCGTTCAGGGCTGGTCGGCCTGGCACGACCCCTTCCCCGTCTGGGAGACCTACGGCCTCGACGAGACGTGTGACCACGAGCACGGTCCACACGAGGCCGAACCCGTACCGGTGCCCTGA
- the rpmF gene encoding 50S ribosomal protein L32 — translation MAVPKRKMSRSNTRHRRAQWKAGPPELVTITIDGREHQVPRRLVPAYRRGLLHPED, via the coding sequence ATGGCCGTGCCCAAGCGGAAGATGTCCCGGAGCAACACCCGCCACCGCCGCGCGCAGTGGAAGGCGGGCCCGCCGGAACTGGTGACCATCACCATCGACGGCCGCGAACACCAGGTACCGCGGCGGCTCGTCCCCGCCTACCGGCGCGGCCTGCTGCACCCCGAGGACTGA
- a CDS encoding GTP-binding protein, whose product MLALPDNVDALPFLAELWRSPLGRTPLSDYYDLAPLAVGVDPGRLLSDLRCVHRAAHLFGDHPQAVPLTLAEAAARQVEAAHVMVLRDGGVEDDGRLDGSRALLAHLNPSALVLLDGDERGSALLTPLTRPGSGWAAAGPADRLDIVAPAIRRRGIDRGVASALWRSRRPLHPQRLAESLPQVMPAVVRSRGYLWVATHPDAVISWRSAGRHLELRQAGSWLEDGDTGAWRAASSERRTLASWHWDDRYGERRNEIVFIGAELDEDRLRAALDTAVLDDGELALGPDRWADLPDPLLGTAARGPRG is encoded by the coding sequence GTGCTCGCGCTCCCTGACAACGTTGACGCCCTGCCGTTTCTGGCGGAGCTGTGGCGAAGCCCGCTGGGAAGGACTCCGCTGTCGGATTACTACGATCTCGCACCCCTCGCCGTCGGCGTCGACCCCGGCCGACTGCTGAGCGACCTGCGCTGTGTGCACCGCGCCGCCCACCTCTTTGGCGACCATCCGCAGGCTGTCCCCCTTACGCTCGCCGAGGCCGCGGCCCGGCAAGTGGAGGCTGCCCACGTGATGGTCCTGCGGGACGGAGGAGTGGAAGACGACGGCCGCCTTGACGGCTCCCGTGCTCTGCTCGCCCATCTCAACCCGTCCGCCCTGGTCCTCCTCGATGGGGATGAACGTGGCAGCGCCTTGCTGACGCCTTTGACACGGCCCGGTTCCGGGTGGGCCGCGGCCGGACCGGCCGACCGGCTCGACATCGTCGCCCCCGCCATACGCCGCCGTGGCATCGACCGTGGCGTGGCCTCGGCGCTGTGGCGGTCCCGGCGTCCGTTGCACCCCCAGCGGCTGGCGGAGAGCCTGCCCCAGGTCATGCCCGCGGTGGTGCGCAGCCGAGGGTACCTGTGGGTGGCCACTCACCCGGACGCGGTCATCTCCTGGCGCTCGGCCGGCCGTCATCTCGAACTGCGGCAGGCGGGGAGCTGGTTGGAGGACGGGGATACGGGCGCGTGGCGCGCCGCGTCGTCCGAGCGTCGGACCCTGGCCTCGTGGCACTGGGATGACCGCTACGGCGAGCGTCGCAACGAGATCGTGTTCATTGGAGCGGAACTGGACGAGGACCGGCTGCGGGCCGCGCTGGACACCGCCGTACTTGACGACGGCGAACTGGCACTCGGCCCCGACCGCTGGGCCGACCTGCCCGATCCGCTGCTCGGCACCGCGGCCCGGGGACCCCGGGGCTGA
- the rpsN gene encoding 30S ribosomal protein S14 has translation MAKKSKIAKNEKRRVVVARYAKRRAELKAVIADPRTSAEERLDAQRELRRQPRDASATRVRNRDSIDGRPRGHLRAFGLSRIRLREMAHAGELPGVTKSSW, from the coding sequence ATGGCCAAGAAGAGCAAGATCGCAAAGAACGAGAAGCGCCGGGTGGTCGTGGCCCGCTACGCCAAACGCCGGGCCGAACTGAAGGCGGTCATCGCCGACCCCCGGACGTCGGCGGAGGAACGGCTCGACGCCCAGCGGGAGCTGCGCCGCCAGCCCCGCGACGCCAGCGCCACCCGCGTACGCAACCGCGACTCCATCGACGGCCGCCCCCGCGGCCACCTGCGCGCCTTCGGACTGTCCCGCATCCGGCTGCGCGAAATGGCCCACGCGGGCGAACTCCCCGGCGTGACCAAGAGCAGCTGGTAA
- the rpmB gene encoding 50S ribosomal protein L28, with amino-acid sequence MSAHCQLTGRQPGFGQNISHSHRRTKRRFDPNVQRKRYWLPSEGRHIRLTLSTKAIKTIDVIGIEAAVARIRARGGKV; translated from the coding sequence ATGTCCGCCCACTGCCAACTCACCGGCCGACAGCCCGGCTTCGGCCAGAACATCTCCCACTCGCACCGCCGCACCAAGCGCCGGTTCGACCCCAACGTCCAGCGCAAGCGCTACTGGCTGCCGAGCGAGGGCCGCCACATCCGGCTCACCCTCAGCACCAAGGCCATCAAGACCATCGACGTCATCGGCATCGAGGCCGCCGTAGCCCGCATCCGCGCCCGGGGAGGAAAGGTCTGA
- the rpmG gene encoding 50S ribosomal protein L33: MARNELRPIIKLRSTAGTGYTYVTRKNRRNDPDRLTLRKYDPVVGRHVDFREER, from the coding sequence ATGGCCCGGAACGAACTACGCCCGATCATCAAGCTGAGGTCCACCGCGGGCACCGGCTACACCTACGTGACCCGCAAGAACCGGCGGAACGACCCCGACCGGCTGACCCTGCGCAAGTACGACCCGGTCGTCGGCCGCCACGTCGACTTCCGAGAGGAGCGCTGA
- a CDS encoding type B 50S ribosomal protein L31 produces the protein MKPGIHPAYRPVVFRDRAADFAFLTRSTATSDKTVEWQDGNTYPVIDIEISSASHPFYTGNQRVVDTAGRVERFERRYGHRGRGR, from the coding sequence ATGAAGCCCGGCATCCACCCCGCGTACCGGCCCGTCGTCTTCCGCGACCGGGCCGCCGACTTCGCCTTCCTCACCCGCTCCACCGCCACCAGTGACAAGACCGTCGAGTGGCAGGACGGCAACACCTATCCGGTCATCGACATCGAGATCTCCTCGGCGAGCCACCCCTTCTACACCGGCAACCAGCGCGTCGTGGACACCGCGGGCCGCGTCGAGCGGTTCGAGCGGCGCTACGGACACCGGGGGAGGGGCCGGTGA
- a CDS encoding GTP-binding protein — protein sequence MITDENRLAVAVVGGLHADARRAAVEEILRTVPGSVALHHDLSAATDRAVRRTVRDASGPLGEGEAPLVNDCACCALREDMVPELLRLATGGGHRLAVVELWDSVEPQAMAAVIAAEGAPLELTGVATAVDPALMVPYLANGDDLAEAGLAAAPTDQRTIADTFARQLEYATVIAVAEDETSEAPADDGDLALLTQLTPGARQMRLGESALGPALLEGFDIAAAAARQHPACALLPQDSEEHGVSTLVWRRHRPFHPGRLYEALEDLSCAAARSRGRFWLADRSDTLLSWDAAGGALCVESAGPWLAALPDAAWEMVPAERRVAAALDWHPDHGDRCQHLTFTSPGLDRDGLLALLDSCLLTDAEYAAGPDAWSRLPHAFDELLDPVA from the coding sequence GTGATCACGGACGAGAACCGGCTGGCCGTGGCGGTCGTGGGCGGACTGCACGCCGACGCCCGCCGCGCCGCCGTCGAGGAGATCCTGCGCACGGTGCCCGGCTCCGTGGCGCTGCACCACGATCTGTCCGCCGCCACCGACCGCGCGGTGCGCCGCACCGTACGCGACGCCTCCGGGCCGCTCGGCGAGGGCGAGGCGCCGCTGGTGAACGACTGCGCGTGCTGTGCGCTGCGCGAGGACATGGTCCCCGAACTGCTGCGCCTCGCCACGGGCGGCGGGCACCGGCTCGCCGTGGTCGAGTTGTGGGACTCGGTCGAGCCCCAGGCCATGGCCGCCGTCATCGCGGCCGAGGGCGCGCCGTTGGAGCTGACCGGGGTGGCCACCGCGGTCGACCCGGCCCTGATGGTGCCGTATCTCGCGAACGGTGACGATCTCGCCGAGGCCGGTCTCGCTGCCGCCCCGACCGACCAGCGCACCATCGCGGACACCTTCGCCCGGCAGCTGGAGTACGCCACCGTGATCGCCGTCGCCGAGGACGAGACATCCGAAGCGCCCGCGGACGACGGCGATCTGGCCCTGCTCACCCAACTCACCCCGGGCGCACGGCAGATGCGGCTCGGCGAGAGTGCCCTGGGGCCCGCCCTTCTCGAGGGCTTCGACATCGCGGCGGCGGCCGCCCGGCAGCACCCGGCCTGCGCACTGTTGCCACAGGACAGCGAAGAGCACGGAGTGAGCACCCTCGTCTGGCGGCGCCACCGTCCCTTCCACCCGGGCCGTCTCTACGAAGCACTGGAAGACTTGAGCTGCGCCGCGGCCCGCAGCCGGGGCCGCTTCTGGCTCGCGGACCGGAGCGACACCCTGCTGTCGTGGGACGCCGCGGGCGGGGCGCTGTGTGTGGAGTCGGCCGGACCGTGGCTGGCCGCGCTGCCGGACGCCGCCTGGGAGATGGTCCCGGCGGAGCGGCGGGTGGCCGCCGCGCTCGACTGGCACCCCGACCACGGCGACCGCTGTCAGCACCTCACCTTCACCTCACCCGGCCTGGACCGCGACGGGCTGCTGGCCCTGCTCGACTCGTGTCTGCTGACCGACGCCGAGTACGCGGCCGGGCCGGACGCCTGGAGCCGGCTGCCGCACGCCTTCGACGAACTGCTCGACCCGGTCGCCTGA
- the rpsR gene encoding 30S ribosomal protein S18, with protein MARRPTITDRRGAKRPRVNPLDAAGITYVDYKNTDLLRKFISDRGKIRSRRVTHVTRQQQRQIARAIKNAREMALIPYGSR; from the coding sequence ATGGCCCGCCGCCCCACCATCACCGACCGCCGGGGAGCCAAGCGCCCCCGCGTCAACCCGCTCGACGCCGCCGGCATCACCTATGTCGATTACAAGAACACTGACCTGCTGCGGAAGTTCATCTCCGACCGCGGCAAGATACGCAGCCGCCGGGTGACCCATGTGACACGACAGCAGCAGCGCCAGATCGCCCGCGCCATCAAGAACGCGCGTGAGATGGCCCTGATTCCCTACGGCTCCCGATAG
- a CDS encoding GTP-binding protein encodes MTTPTPEEPRDERVPVTVLTGFLGSGKTTLLNRILTEQHGLRIAVIENEFGEVGVDDALVLDSEEEIFEMNNGCICCTVRGDLIRILGALMRRREKFDHILIETTGLADPAPVAQTFFMDDEIAAQLRLDAIVTLVDAAHVLQHLDEVKPEGVENEAVEQIAFADRIVLNKTDLVDESAIAEITDRIRAINSGVQIIPAQHAEIYLPQVLDVGAFDLERVLAEDPSFLTETEHQHDTTVTSVGIDLTGELDEERLNRWLGTLLRTKGVDIFRSKGILALAGAPHSVTELATEVGMEQSAVSHQLRLLRTLSLVTGRRDGRNRLYDGHAAQFLDQAVHHIEHLRLGIRGTP; translated from the coding sequence ATGACCACGCCCACCCCCGAGGAGCCCCGTGACGAGCGCGTCCCCGTCACCGTCCTGACCGGCTTCCTCGGCTCCGGCAAGACCACCCTGCTCAACCGCATCCTCACCGAGCAGCACGGACTGCGCATCGCCGTCATCGAGAACGAGTTCGGCGAGGTCGGCGTCGACGACGCCCTCGTCCTCGACTCCGAAGAAGAGATCTTCGAGATGAACAACGGCTGCATCTGCTGCACCGTGCGCGGAGACCTCATCCGCATCCTGGGCGCGCTGATGCGACGGCGGGAGAAGTTCGACCACATCCTGATCGAGACCACCGGTCTCGCCGACCCCGCCCCCGTCGCCCAGACCTTCTTCATGGACGACGAAATCGCCGCCCAACTGCGGCTTGACGCCATCGTCACCCTGGTCGACGCCGCGCACGTCCTCCAGCACCTGGACGAGGTCAAGCCCGAGGGCGTGGAGAACGAGGCCGTCGAGCAGATCGCCTTCGCCGACCGGATCGTGCTCAACAAGACCGACTTGGTGGACGAGTCGGCCATCGCCGAGATCACCGACCGCATCCGCGCGATCAACAGCGGCGTGCAGATCATCCCCGCCCAGCACGCCGAAATCTACCTCCCCCAGGTGCTGGACGTCGGCGCGTTCGACCTGGAACGGGTGCTCGCCGAGGATCCGAGCTTCCTCACCGAGACCGAGCACCAGCACGACACCACCGTCACCTCCGTCGGCATCGACCTGACCGGCGAGCTCGACGAGGAACGCCTCAACCGGTGGCTGGGAACTCTGCTGCGGACCAAGGGCGTCGACATCTTCCGTTCCAAGGGCATCCTCGCCCTCGCCGGGGCGCCCCACTCTGTCACCGAACTGGCCACCGAGGTCGGCATGGAGCAGTCCGCCGTTTCCCATCAACTCCGTCTCCTGCGCACCCTCAGTCTGGTCACCGGGCGCCGCGACGGCCGCAATCGCCTCTATGACGGCCACGCGGCCCAATTCCTCGACCAGGCCGTTCACCACATCGAGCACCTACGCCTCGGCATCCGCGGCACACCCTGA
- a CDS encoding Fur family transcriptional regulator has product MSSRRTRQRTAVLRVLTGCQDFVSAQELHALLTAADVPIGLTTVYRALRDLEATGGVDVVRDEAGERLYRPRPADGHRHYLICRCCGRSRPVDSEIVERWADRVGADTGFAAVEHTVELTGICGDCQPATDEGEPPPCHWEPARGRARSCAS; this is encoded by the coding sequence GTGAGCAGCCGGAGGACCCGGCAGCGAACCGCCGTCCTGCGCGTCCTCACCGGCTGTCAGGACTTCGTCTCCGCGCAGGAACTGCACGCGCTGCTGACCGCGGCCGACGTTCCGATCGGGCTGACCACGGTATACCGGGCCCTGCGGGATCTGGAGGCTACGGGTGGCGTCGACGTCGTACGCGACGAGGCGGGAGAACGGCTCTACCGCCCGCGGCCCGCCGACGGACACCGTCACTACCTGATCTGCCGCTGCTGCGGCCGCAGTCGGCCGGTGGACTCCGAGATCGTGGAGCGATGGGCCGACCGGGTCGGAGCGGACACCGGATTCGCCGCGGTGGAGCACACCGTCGAACTCACCGGCATCTGCGGCGACTGTCAACCCGCCACCGACGAAGGAGAACCGCCACCATGCCATTGGGAGCCCGCCCGGGGCAGAGCCCGCAGCTGCGCGAGCTGA
- a CDS encoding permease produces the protein MDSDVDIAPPPESGSGRTLPRRPDGADGADESGGLRTAARVAVQALIAGAPVVLLGGVAIVLGPDITTALDDRAVAAWRTVFTAIVIQGVPFLLLGTVVSAAISAFVPAWVFTRVLPRNPVLAVPVAGAAGVVLPGCECASVPVAGSLMRRGVAPAAALAFLLSAPAINPIVLVATYVAFPGNPWMVAARLIASLLTSVAMGWLWIRAGREEWLRLPKGPAGHTPGASRAEEFRLSLQHDFLHAGGFLVVGAAAAATFNVAVPHSVLRLFSDSLWLSLPMLGLLAVVLAVCSEADAFVAASLTGFSPTARLAFMVVGPMVDLKLIALQSGTFGRAFAVRFSSATWVVAVACSALVGWWLL, from the coding sequence ATGGACAGTGATGTCGATATAGCGCCGCCGCCTGAGAGCGGCAGCGGCCGGACGCTGCCGCGGCGCCCCGACGGAGCGGACGGGGCCGACGAGTCCGGTGGACTGCGCACAGCGGCGCGCGTCGCGGTTCAGGCGCTGATCGCTGGGGCCCCGGTGGTGCTTCTGGGCGGAGTCGCGATCGTGCTGGGGCCGGACATCACCACAGCGCTCGACGATCGGGCGGTGGCGGCGTGGCGGACGGTGTTCACCGCGATCGTCATCCAGGGCGTGCCGTTTCTGCTGCTGGGCACGGTGGTGTCGGCCGCCATCAGCGCGTTTGTACCGGCGTGGGTGTTCACCCGGGTGCTTCCGCGCAATCCGGTGCTCGCCGTACCCGTGGCCGGTGCCGCCGGGGTGGTGCTGCCGGGGTGTGAGTGCGCTTCGGTGCCGGTGGCCGGGAGTCTGATGCGGCGCGGGGTGGCCCCGGCGGCGGCGCTGGCCTTCCTGCTGTCGGCCCCGGCCATCAATCCGATCGTGCTGGTGGCGACCTATGTGGCCTTCCCCGGCAACCCCTGGATGGTCGCCGCCCGTCTGATCGCCTCGCTGCTGACCTCCGTGGCCATGGGCTGGCTGTGGATCCGGGCGGGCCGTGAGGAGTGGCTGCGGCTGCCGAAGGGGCCGGCCGGGCACACGCCCGGCGCCAGCCGCGCGGAGGAGTTCCGGCTCTCGCTCCAGCACGACTTCCTGCACGCCGGGGGCTTCCTCGTGGTCGGCGCGGCGGCCGCCGCCACGTTCAACGTCGCGGTGCCGCACTCCGTACTGCGGCTCTTCTCCGACTCCCTGTGGCTCTCGCTGCCCATGCTGGGGCTGCTCGCGGTGGTCCTCGCGGTCTGCTCGGAGGCCGACGCGTTCGTCGCCGCCTCGCTCACCGGGTTCTCCCCGACGGCTCGGCTCGCCTTCATGGTGGTCGGTCCGATGGTGGACCTGAAGCTCATCGCCCTCCAGTCCGGCACCTTCGGGCGCGCCTTCGCGGTGCGCTTCTCGTCGGCCACCTGGGTGGTGGCGGTGGCGTGCAGCGCTCTGGTGGGGTGGTGGCTGCTGTGA
- a CDS encoding TIGR03943 family putative permease subunit: MKRNVQVLLLLFLGVGLLHISLLTDLYLRYVRPGLRPALIASGVLLIALGAVSAARDGFPFNRPRTDGDQSHDGDRSNGDGHGEGHGHSHAGGPKVAWLLYVPALTILFLAPPALGSYTASRDDAKAPKAPASTTGESLFADLPDKGVVEMSLNDFSSRAVWDTDRTLKGHTVRLTGFVTPGRHGTWYVSRLVISCCAADAQVRKVRVHGPAAPPADTWVTVTGTWHPTGKLGTDDASPALDVSTVDRVPAPKDPYHDVVVTPDSR, encoded by the coding sequence GTGAAGCGCAATGTCCAGGTGCTGCTGCTCCTCTTCCTCGGGGTCGGTCTGCTGCACATCTCCCTGCTGACCGATCTGTATCTGCGCTATGTGCGCCCGGGGCTGCGGCCCGCGCTCATCGCCTCCGGGGTGCTGCTGATCGCGCTCGGCGCGGTGAGCGCCGCCCGCGACGGCTTCCCGTTCAACCGCCCCCGTACGGACGGCGACCAGAGCCACGACGGCGACCGGAGCAATGGCGACGGCCACGGCGAGGGACACGGCCACAGCCACGCGGGCGGTCCCAAGGTCGCCTGGCTGCTGTACGTACCGGCCCTGACCATCCTCTTCCTGGCGCCGCCCGCACTCGGCTCGTACACCGCCTCCCGCGACGACGCCAAGGCCCCCAAGGCCCCCGCCTCCACCACCGGTGAGAGCCTTTTCGCGGACCTGCCCGACAAAGGCGTTGTCGAGATGTCGCTGAACGACTTCAGCTCCCGGGCGGTCTGGGACACCGACCGCACCCTGAAGGGCCACACCGTGCGCCTCACCGGCTTCGTCACCCCGGGCCGCCACGGCACCTGGTACGTCAGCCGCCTGGTCATCAGCTGCTGCGCCGCCGATGCGCAAGTGCGCAAGGTGCGGGTACACGGGCCCGCCGCTCCGCCCGCCGACACCTGGGTGACGGTCACCGGCACCTGGCACCCCACTGGAAAGCTGGGCACCGACGATGCCAGCCCGGCCCTCGACGTCTCCACCGTCGACCGCGTTCCCGCGCCCAAGGACCCTTACCACGACGTGGTGGTCACCCCGGACAGTCGCTGA
- a CDS encoding SCO5389 family protein, translating into MSLNVAPELLAQAEQGEIQERDFVATVRESLPYAYDLIAGLADKLREGDAEFADNQTPPPSEAERGQLLRALASNAIRGSLERHFGITLAFMNCHRVAAFRPGYEHGATYAKFTSTRSQILNQSPEFRDC; encoded by the coding sequence ATGTCACTGAACGTCGCACCAGAGCTCCTCGCCCAGGCCGAACAGGGCGAGATCCAGGAACGGGACTTCGTCGCCACCGTCCGCGAGTCACTGCCCTACGCCTACGACCTCATCGCCGGCCTGGCGGACAAGCTCCGCGAAGGTGACGCCGAGTTCGCCGACAACCAGACCCCGCCCCCGTCGGAAGCCGAACGCGGACAGCTGCTGCGGGCCCTGGCCAGCAACGCCATCCGCGGCAGCCTGGAACGCCACTTCGGCATCACCCTGGCCTTCATGAACTGCCACCGGGTGGCCGCGTTCCGGCCCGGGTACGAACACGGCGCCACCTATGCGAAGTTCACCTCCACGCGCTCCCAGATCCTCAACCAGTCACCCGAGTTCCGCGACTGCTGA